The Leadbettera azotonutricia ZAS-9 genome has a window encoding:
- a CDS encoding SlyX family protein → METPTPVGTIPVELDSRLEKIETRLAYLEEFLIRLQDEVTKRHLFMDKLAEEHGAVKEKLIQISRDLEEIPNQRPPHY, encoded by the coding sequence ATGGAAACTCCAACCCCTGTTGGCACAATCCCGGTTGAGCTTGATTCACGGCTTGAGAAGATTGAAACCCGCCTCGCCTATCTTGAAGAGTTCCTCATCCGCCTTCAGGATGAAGTTACAAAACGCCACCTCTTCATGGACAAGCTGGCGGAAGAACATGGGGCGGTAAAGGAAAAACTTATACAAATATCCCGGGATTTGGAAGAAATTCCCAACCAAAGGCCGCCCCATTATTGA
- a CDS encoding Asp-tRNA(Asn)/Glu-tRNA(Gln) amidotransferase subunit GatC, translating into MKIEDLKETADLAHLNLGDEELASAFPAFEQMLGYFAAMQAADSDAQAFPAGLSSSLSAGQAANAKSVTSAFFRLDSPAENAKDLNENILKNAGDRDGRFLVIPNVL; encoded by the coding sequence ATGAAAATCGAAGATCTTAAGGAAACCGCTGATCTGGCCCACCTCAATCTTGGGGATGAAGAATTGGCCTCGGCCTTTCCTGCCTTTGAGCAAATGCTGGGGTATTTTGCAGCCATGCAGGCTGCGGATAGCGATGCCCAGGCTTTCCCTGCGGGGCTTTCTTCCAGCCTGAGCGCAGGGCAGGCTGCCAATGCCAAAAGCGTGACATCCGCCTTTTTCAGGCTTGATTCGCCTGCCGAAAATGCCAAAGACCTCAATGAAAATATACTGAAAAATGCCGGGGACAGGGACGGACGTTTCCTGGTTATCCCCAATGTTCTATAA
- the gatB gene encoding Asp-tRNA(Asn)/Glu-tRNA(Gln) amidotransferase subunit GatB, with the protein MYQSFIGLEVHIHLLTKTKVFCGCKSAFGDEPNTNVCPVCLGYPGVLPSLNIESMRMGCTVAKALGCFIPEKTWFERKQYFYPDMTKNYQISQFASPLGQQGSVEIEGNANGKPFKKTIRIKECHLEEDAGKMIHTGAVSLLDYNRAGVSLLEIVTEPDMETGEEAEVFIQQLRRMVRYLGVCDGNMEEGSLRADANVSINLPGKGLGRKVEIKNLNSSRFVRLGLNYEIQRQGEVLDAGKIVVQETRLWNENRDQTEPMRKKENAHDYRYFPEPDLPIFTPDKAFLEQVDKALVELPVNRMKRFEAEYGLNPEQADLVCEEKEEADYFETAAAVAVSKGMDKKDAASRIANYLLGDIKHLLHKDGLSLSSLSNFKLKPEGLAALVVLISKGQVSTKNAKQTLEAAIAEGKDPETLIKEKGWGLITDPAEIAKVVKAVHASEAAVFEDVKAAIAAGNAKRRQTLTAFLVGKVLAATSGRADPKIAGQQIEALL; encoded by the coding sequence GTGTACCAGTCGTTTATAGGGCTAGAAGTTCATATTCACTTGTTGACCAAAACAAAGGTTTTCTGCGGCTGCAAATCCGCCTTCGGGGATGAACCCAATACCAATGTGTGCCCTGTGTGCCTTGGCTATCCCGGTGTATTGCCCAGCCTCAACATCGAATCCATGCGCATGGGCTGCACGGTTGCAAAAGCCCTGGGCTGTTTTATTCCCGAAAAAACCTGGTTCGAGCGCAAGCAGTATTTCTATCCCGATATGACGAAGAATTATCAGATTTCCCAGTTTGCCTCTCCTTTAGGCCAGCAGGGTTCTGTGGAAATTGAGGGAAACGCCAATGGAAAACCTTTCAAAAAAACCATACGCATAAAAGAGTGCCATCTTGAAGAAGATGCGGGCAAGATGATCCACACCGGCGCAGTATCGCTGCTGGATTATAACCGCGCCGGTGTTTCGCTTCTCGAAATTGTAACAGAGCCCGATATGGAAACCGGCGAAGAGGCCGAGGTTTTTATACAGCAGCTCCGCCGCATGGTGCGTTACCTCGGTGTCTGCGATGGCAACATGGAAGAGGGCTCCCTCCGGGCCGACGCCAACGTATCCATCAATCTTCCGGGCAAGGGCCTGGGCAGAAAGGTGGAGATTAAAAATCTCAACTCATCCCGTTTTGTGCGCCTGGGGCTCAATTACGAAATTCAGCGCCAGGGCGAAGTGCTTGACGCGGGCAAGATCGTGGTTCAGGAAACGCGGCTCTGGAACGAGAACCGCGACCAGACCGAGCCAATGCGGAAAAAAGAAAATGCCCACGATTACCGTTACTTCCCTGAACCTGACCTCCCCATTTTTACCCCTGATAAGGCGTTCCTTGAACAGGTTGATAAAGCCCTGGTGGAGCTTCCGGTAAACCGCATGAAGCGTTTTGAAGCAGAATACGGCCTTAATCCCGAACAGGCTGATTTGGTTTGTGAAGAAAAGGAAGAGGCTGATTATTTTGAAACTGCCGCTGCTGTTGCAGTTTCAAAGGGCATGGATAAAAAAGACGCTGCCTCCCGTATTGCAAATTACCTTTTGGGCGATATTAAACACCTGCTCCATAAAGACGGACTTTCTTTATCATCCCTTTCAAATTTCAAATTAAAGCCTGAGGGACTCGCTGCGCTGGTTGTTCTTATCAGTAAGGGCCAGGTTTCCACGAAGAATGCCAAACAGACCCTTGAAGCTGCAATTGCCGAAGGAAAAGATCCCGAAACGCTGATCAAAGAAAAAGGCTGGGGCCTTATCACGGACCCTGCGGAGATCGCAAAGGTGGTAAAGGCTGTCCATGCTTCGGAAGCTGCGGTTTTTGAAGATGTCAAGGCTGCTATTGCTGCAGGCAATGCCAAACGCCGCCAGACACTTACTGCTTTTCTGGTAGGAAAAGTCCTGGCGGCTACTTCCGGCAGGGCAGATCCAAAAATCGCTGGGCAGCAAATTGAAGCATTGTTGTAA
- a CDS encoding branched-chain amino acid transporter permease — translation MNTLGEALVFTFATGAVVLFCRAFPFIFFRTGNGEGNRGAGWISFVEKIVPPAAMTVLAVSSVASSIKANVYESLPVLAAAGVTAALHLWKRNSLISIFGGTALYMVLKQVLKGF, via the coding sequence ATGAACACCTTAGGCGAAGCCCTGGTTTTCACATTTGCTACAGGGGCAGTAGTTTTGTTCTGCAGGGCCTTTCCTTTTATTTTTTTCCGTACCGGGAACGGGGAAGGGAACAGGGGAGCAGGCTGGATTAGCTTTGTGGAAAAAATAGTGCCCCCGGCAGCCATGACCGTCCTGGCAGTTTCGTCTGTGGCAAGTTCAATAAAAGCCAATGTATACGAGAGCCTTCCGGTCCTCGCAGCTGCCGGTGTTACTGCGGCGCTCCATCTCTGGAAACGCAATTCACTCATCAGCATTTTTGGGGGCACTGCCCTTTACATGGTACTGAAACAGGTTCTTAAAGGCTTTTAA
- a CDS encoding amidase family protein — MPYTLPQGFESYFREWENRIGAFIEFDPAKDTPVSSIKDAVSGVSGLPFAVKDNISVQGFGVSCGSKLLANVRAPYTATAVSKLLASGAIPVGKTNLDEFGMGSSTDNSGIKKTNNPWDVSRVPGGSSGGSAAAVAAGLAPFALGSDTGGSVRQPAAFCGVAGLKPTYGAVSRFGLVAYASSLEVIGILSDTISRCRDVFSIIKGADPLDETSHNAPKGAPGLDARNGIKGGGKGVIGVLSPEAVAKAISAAGDSTGGSAGEAESLKIAAQAAELEPEVRKGFEAAKKNLSDLGYTLKDVELPSLKYGVPAYYTIATAEASANLARFDSIRYGKRPDWAENPDDLIDKAREAGFGAEVKLRILLGTFVLRSGFQDRYYLRAQKIRAGIRLNFEALLGDSDYNGPAGACDAILLPVFPTRAFDRGPSSLSPFAQKAADLYTCCANLAGLPALSFPASVEGGLPVGVQLIGRAFAEGTLLNIAEDYEGACPFPHPAGYRAFWK; from the coding sequence ATGCCTTATACATTGCCCCAGGGCTTTGAATCATATTTCAGAGAATGGGAAAACAGGATTGGCGCTTTTATTGAATTCGACCCGGCAAAAGATACGCCGGTTTCTTCTATAAAAGATGCGGTTTCCGGGGTCTCGGGCCTCCCCTTTGCGGTCAAGGACAATATTTCCGTTCAGGGCTTCGGCGTAAGCTGCGGCTCCAAACTTTTGGCCAATGTGAGGGCCCCCTATACTGCCACCGCGGTATCGAAGCTCCTGGCTTCCGGGGCAATCCCGGTAGGGAAAACCAACCTTGACGAATTCGGCATGGGCTCTTCCACGGACAATTCAGGAATTAAAAAGACCAATAACCCCTGGGATGTGTCGAGGGTGCCTGGAGGATCCTCCGGCGGTTCGGCGGCGGCTGTGGCTGCGGGGCTTGCGCCCTTTGCCCTGGGCTCCGACACCGGCGGCTCAGTGAGGCAGCCTGCGGCATTCTGCGGGGTGGCGGGGCTTAAGCCCACATACGGCGCGGTTTCACGCTTCGGCCTTGTGGCATACGCTTCAAGCCTTGAAGTCATAGGCATACTCTCCGACACCATCTCCCGCTGCCGCGATGTCTTTTCCATTATTAAAGGCGCCGATCCCCTGGACGAGACTTCCCATAATGCCCCTAAAGGCGCGCCGGGCCTTGATGCCCGGAATGGAATAAAAGGCGGAGGCAAAGGGGTCATCGGCGTGCTTTCGCCTGAGGCCGTGGCAAAGGCAATTTCAGCTGCAGGGGATTCCACAGGCGGATCGGCAGGGGAGGCCGAGAGCCTTAAAATCGCTGCCCAGGCTGCCGAACTTGAACCCGAAGTCCGCAAGGGTTTCGAGGCTGCAAAAAAGAATCTTTCGGATTTGGGTTATACCTTAAAGGATGTGGAACTTCCAAGCCTTAAATACGGGGTGCCCGCGTATTACACTATTGCTACCGCGGAGGCATCCGCCAACCTGGCCCGCTTTGACAGCATACGGTACGGGAAGCGGCCCGACTGGGCGGAGAACCCCGACGATCTCATCGACAAGGCAAGGGAAGCGGGTTTTGGCGCAGAGGTAAAACTCAGGATACTCTTGGGGACCTTTGTGCTCCGTTCGGGTTTTCAGGATCGTTACTACCTGAGGGCCCAGAAAATACGGGCAGGCATCAGGCTGAATTTTGAGGCTCTTTTGGGGGACAGCGATTATAACGGCCCCGCCGGCGCCTGTGACGCCATACTCCTTCCAGTGTTCCCCACCAGGGCATTTGACAGGGGGCCGAGTTCCCTTTCGCCCTTTGCGCAAAAAGCAGCGGATCTTTACACCTGCTGCGCAAACCTGGCCGGGCTTCCTGCCCTGAGTTTCCCTGCCTCTGTCGAAGGAGGCCTTCCTGTTGGCGTCCAGCTCATAGGCAGGGCTTTTGCGGAGGGTACCTTACTGAACATTGCCGAAGATTACGAAGGGGCCTGCCCATTTCCGCACCCTGCGGGGTATAGGGCTTTTTGGAAATAA